A single window of Mustela erminea isolate mMusErm1 chromosome 4, mMusErm1.Pri, whole genome shotgun sequence DNA harbors:
- the TNFAIP3 gene encoding tumor necrosis factor alpha-induced protein 3 isoform X2: MAEQLLPQALYLSNMRKAVKIRERTPEDIFKPTNGIIHHFKSMHRYTLEMFRTCQFCPQFREIIHKALIDRNIQASLESQKKLNWCREVRKLVALKTNGDGNCLMHAASQYMWGVQDTDLVLRKALFSTLKETDTRNFKFRWQLESLKSQEFVETGLCYDTRNWTDEWDSLIKMASTDTPVARGGLQYNSLEEIHIFVLCNILRRPIIVISDKMLRSLESGSNFAPLKVGGIYLPLHWPAQECYRYPIILGYDSQHFVPLVTLKDSGPEIRAVPLVNRERGRFEDLKVHFLTDPENEMKEKLLKEYLMVIEIPVQGWDHGTTHLINAAKLDEANLPKEINLVDDYFELVQHEYKKWQENNEQERREIHAQNPLEPSVPQLSLMDVKCETPNCPFFMSVNTQPLCHECSERRQKTQSKPSKLHSKPGPEVLPGMALGPSRGETYEPMGWSPEEPAGGPRSAPPTAPSLFLFSETTAMKCRSPGCPFTLNVQHNGFCERCHNARQLGAGHPSDSTRHLDPGKCRACLQDVTRTFNGICSTCFKRTTAEPSSGLSSSVPPSCHQRSKSDPSQLVQSLSTHSCHRAGTEAPSGCLSQATRTPGDRMGTSKCRKAGCMYFGTPENKGFCTLCFIEYRENKHFVPASTKASPTAPRFQNAVPCLGRECGTLGSTVFEGYCQKCFIEAQSQRFHEAKRTEEQLVRHFERTSQRRDATRSTASASRPKCARASCKNILACRSEELCMECQHLGQRVGTGAHRGEPVPEEAPKQRCRAPACDHFGNAKCSGYCNECFQFKQLYG; this comes from the exons ATGGCTGAacagctccttccccaggcttTGTATTTGAGCAACATGCGGAAAGCTGTGAAGATACGAGAGAGAACTCCGGAAGATATATTTAAGCCTACCAATGGGATCATTCACCATTTTAAATCCATGCACCGATACACACTAGAAATGTTCAGAACTTGCCAGTTTTGTCCACAGTTTCGGGAGATCATCCACAAAGCTCTCATTGACAGAAACATCCAGGCCTCCCTCGAAAGCCAGAAGAAGCTCAACTGGTGTCGAGAAGTCAGGAAGCTGGTGGCACTGAAAACAAATG GTGATGGAAACTGCCTCATGCACGCTGCTTCTCAGTATATGTGGGGTGTTCAGGACACAGACCTGGTCCTGAGGAAGGCTCTCTTCAGCACTCTCAAGGAGACGGATACACGCAACTTTAAATTCCGCTGGCAGCTGGAGTCTCTTAAATCCCAGGAATTTGTGGAAACGGGGCTTTGCTACGACACTCGG AATTGGACTGATGAATGGGATAGCCTAATAAAAATGGCATCCACAGACACACCCGTGGCCCGAGGTGGACTTCAGTATAACTCACTGGAAGAAATACACATATTTGTCCTTTGCAACATCCTCAGAAGACCAATCATTGTCATCTCAG ACAAAATGCTGAGAAGTTTGGAATCGGGTTCCAATTTCGCTCCCTTGAAGGTGGGCGGGATTTACCTGCCTCTCCACTGGCCAGCCCAGGAGTGCTACCGATACCCCATCATTCTCGGCTATGACAGCCAGCACTTTGTACCCCTGGTGACCCTGAAGGACAGCGGACCCG AAATCCGAGCTGTTCCACTTGTTAACAGAGAGCGAGGAAGATTTGAAGACTTAAAAGTTCACTTTTTGACAGATCCTGAAAACGAGATGAAGGAGAAGCTCTTGAAAGAGTATTTGATGGTGATCGAAATCCCCGTCCAAGGCTGGGACCACGGCACCACCCATTTGATCAATGCCGCAAA GCTAGATGAAGCCAACTtacccaaagaaataaatctggTAGATGATTACTTTGAGCTTGTCCAGCACGAGTACAAGAAATGGCAGGAGAACAATGAGCAGGAGCGGAGAGAGATACATGCTCAGAATCCTTTGGAACCTTCTGTTCCCCAGCTTTCGCTCATGGACGTAAAATGTGAAACACCCAACTGTCCTTTCTTCATGTCCGTGAACACCCAGCCTCTGTGCCACGAGTGCTCAGAGAGGCGGCAAAAGACCCAAAGCAAACCCTCAAAGCTGCACTCCAAGCCAGGCCCCGAGGTGCTCCCTGGTATGGCTCTCGGGCCCTCCCGGGGCGAGACCTATGAGCCCATGGGCTGGAGCCCTGAGGAGCCAGCCGGGGGGCCTCGTTCGGCCCCTCCGACGGCGCCCAGTCTCTTTCTGTTCAGCGAGACCACCGCTATGAAGTGCAGGAGCCCTGGCTGCCCTTTCACGCTGAACGTGCAGCACAATGGATTTTGTGAGCGCTGCCACAACGCTCGGCAGCTGGGCGCGGGCCACCCCTCGGACAGCACGAGGCACTTGGACCCCGGTAAGTGCCGAGCCTGCCTGCAGGACGTCACCAGGACGTTTAATGGGATCTGCAGTACTTGCTTCAAAAGGACTACAGCAGAGCCCTCCTCGGGCCTGAGCTCCAGCGTCCCTCCTTCCTGTCACCAGAGGTCCAAGTCAGACCCCTCACAGCTCGTCCAGAGTCTCTCCACACATTCTTGCCATAGAGCCGGGACCGAGGCTCCCTCCGGCTGCCTCTCTCAGGCCACACGGACTCCAGGGGACAGGATGGGGACCAGCAAGTGCAGAAAAGCCGGCTGCATGTATTTCGGAACTCCAGAAAACAAAGGCTTCTGCACGCTGTGTTTCATCGAGTACAGAGAAAACAAAC ATTTTGTCCCTGCCTCCACGAAAGCCAGTCCCACGGCCCCCAGGTTCCAGAATGCTGTTCCCTGCCTGGGAAGGGAATGTGGCACCCTGGGAAGCACCGTGTTTGAAGGATACTGTCAAAAGTGTTTCATCGAAGCTCAGAGTCAGAGATTTCACGAAGCCAAAAGGACCGAAGAGCAACTGGTGAGACATTTTGAG AGAACGAGCCAGCGCAGAGACGCGACTCGAAGCACGGCGAGCGCCTCCAGGCCCAAGTGTGCCCGGGCCTCCTGCAAGAACATCCTGGCGTGCCGCAGCGAGGAGCTGTGCATGGAGTGCCAGCACCTCGGCCAGCGCGTGGGCACGGGGGCCCACCGGGGCGAGCCTGTTCCCGAGGAGGCCCCCAAGCAGCGCTGCCGGGCCCCCGCCTGCGATCACTTCGGCAACGCCAAATGTAGCGGCTACTGCAACGAGTGCTTCCAGTTCAAGCAGCTGTATGGCTGA
- the TNFAIP3 gene encoding tumor necrosis factor alpha-induced protein 3 isoform X1, which produces MGFSPPPLQVSQSTMAEQLLPQALYLSNMRKAVKIRERTPEDIFKPTNGIIHHFKSMHRYTLEMFRTCQFCPQFREIIHKALIDRNIQASLESQKKLNWCREVRKLVALKTNGDGNCLMHAASQYMWGVQDTDLVLRKALFSTLKETDTRNFKFRWQLESLKSQEFVETGLCYDTRNWTDEWDSLIKMASTDTPVARGGLQYNSLEEIHIFVLCNILRRPIIVISDKMLRSLESGSNFAPLKVGGIYLPLHWPAQECYRYPIILGYDSQHFVPLVTLKDSGPEIRAVPLVNRERGRFEDLKVHFLTDPENEMKEKLLKEYLMVIEIPVQGWDHGTTHLINAAKLDEANLPKEINLVDDYFELVQHEYKKWQENNEQERREIHAQNPLEPSVPQLSLMDVKCETPNCPFFMSVNTQPLCHECSERRQKTQSKPSKLHSKPGPEVLPGMALGPSRGETYEPMGWSPEEPAGGPRSAPPTAPSLFLFSETTAMKCRSPGCPFTLNVQHNGFCERCHNARQLGAGHPSDSTRHLDPGKCRACLQDVTRTFNGICSTCFKRTTAEPSSGLSSSVPPSCHQRSKSDPSQLVQSLSTHSCHRAGTEAPSGCLSQATRTPGDRMGTSKCRKAGCMYFGTPENKGFCTLCFIEYRENKHFVPASTKASPTAPRFQNAVPCLGRECGTLGSTVFEGYCQKCFIEAQSQRFHEAKRTEEQLRTSQRRDATRSTASASRPKCARASCKNILACRSEELCMECQHLGQRVGTGAHRGEPVPEEAPKQRCRAPACDHFGNAKCSGYCNECFQFKQLYG; this is translated from the exons AtgggtttttctccccctcctcttcagGTATCGCAGAGCACAATGGCTGAacagctccttccccaggcttTGTATTTGAGCAACATGCGGAAAGCTGTGAAGATACGAGAGAGAACTCCGGAAGATATATTTAAGCCTACCAATGGGATCATTCACCATTTTAAATCCATGCACCGATACACACTAGAAATGTTCAGAACTTGCCAGTTTTGTCCACAGTTTCGGGAGATCATCCACAAAGCTCTCATTGACAGAAACATCCAGGCCTCCCTCGAAAGCCAGAAGAAGCTCAACTGGTGTCGAGAAGTCAGGAAGCTGGTGGCACTGAAAACAAATG GTGATGGAAACTGCCTCATGCACGCTGCTTCTCAGTATATGTGGGGTGTTCAGGACACAGACCTGGTCCTGAGGAAGGCTCTCTTCAGCACTCTCAAGGAGACGGATACACGCAACTTTAAATTCCGCTGGCAGCTGGAGTCTCTTAAATCCCAGGAATTTGTGGAAACGGGGCTTTGCTACGACACTCGG AATTGGACTGATGAATGGGATAGCCTAATAAAAATGGCATCCACAGACACACCCGTGGCCCGAGGTGGACTTCAGTATAACTCACTGGAAGAAATACACATATTTGTCCTTTGCAACATCCTCAGAAGACCAATCATTGTCATCTCAG ACAAAATGCTGAGAAGTTTGGAATCGGGTTCCAATTTCGCTCCCTTGAAGGTGGGCGGGATTTACCTGCCTCTCCACTGGCCAGCCCAGGAGTGCTACCGATACCCCATCATTCTCGGCTATGACAGCCAGCACTTTGTACCCCTGGTGACCCTGAAGGACAGCGGACCCG AAATCCGAGCTGTTCCACTTGTTAACAGAGAGCGAGGAAGATTTGAAGACTTAAAAGTTCACTTTTTGACAGATCCTGAAAACGAGATGAAGGAGAAGCTCTTGAAAGAGTATTTGATGGTGATCGAAATCCCCGTCCAAGGCTGGGACCACGGCACCACCCATTTGATCAATGCCGCAAA GCTAGATGAAGCCAACTtacccaaagaaataaatctggTAGATGATTACTTTGAGCTTGTCCAGCACGAGTACAAGAAATGGCAGGAGAACAATGAGCAGGAGCGGAGAGAGATACATGCTCAGAATCCTTTGGAACCTTCTGTTCCCCAGCTTTCGCTCATGGACGTAAAATGTGAAACACCCAACTGTCCTTTCTTCATGTCCGTGAACACCCAGCCTCTGTGCCACGAGTGCTCAGAGAGGCGGCAAAAGACCCAAAGCAAACCCTCAAAGCTGCACTCCAAGCCAGGCCCCGAGGTGCTCCCTGGTATGGCTCTCGGGCCCTCCCGGGGCGAGACCTATGAGCCCATGGGCTGGAGCCCTGAGGAGCCAGCCGGGGGGCCTCGTTCGGCCCCTCCGACGGCGCCCAGTCTCTTTCTGTTCAGCGAGACCACCGCTATGAAGTGCAGGAGCCCTGGCTGCCCTTTCACGCTGAACGTGCAGCACAATGGATTTTGTGAGCGCTGCCACAACGCTCGGCAGCTGGGCGCGGGCCACCCCTCGGACAGCACGAGGCACTTGGACCCCGGTAAGTGCCGAGCCTGCCTGCAGGACGTCACCAGGACGTTTAATGGGATCTGCAGTACTTGCTTCAAAAGGACTACAGCAGAGCCCTCCTCGGGCCTGAGCTCCAGCGTCCCTCCTTCCTGTCACCAGAGGTCCAAGTCAGACCCCTCACAGCTCGTCCAGAGTCTCTCCACACATTCTTGCCATAGAGCCGGGACCGAGGCTCCCTCCGGCTGCCTCTCTCAGGCCACACGGACTCCAGGGGACAGGATGGGGACCAGCAAGTGCAGAAAAGCCGGCTGCATGTATTTCGGAACTCCAGAAAACAAAGGCTTCTGCACGCTGTGTTTCATCGAGTACAGAGAAAACAAAC ATTTTGTCCCTGCCTCCACGAAAGCCAGTCCCACGGCCCCCAGGTTCCAGAATGCTGTTCCCTGCCTGGGAAGGGAATGTGGCACCCTGGGAAGCACCGTGTTTGAAGGATACTGTCAAAAGTGTTTCATCGAAGCTCAGAGTCAGAGATTTCACGAAGCCAAAAGGACCGAAGAGCAACTG AGAACGAGCCAGCGCAGAGACGCGACTCGAAGCACGGCGAGCGCCTCCAGGCCCAAGTGTGCCCGGGCCTCCTGCAAGAACATCCTGGCGTGCCGCAGCGAGGAGCTGTGCATGGAGTGCCAGCACCTCGGCCAGCGCGTGGGCACGGGGGCCCACCGGGGCGAGCCTGTTCCCGAGGAGGCCCCCAAGCAGCGCTGCCGGGCCCCCGCCTGCGATCACTTCGGCAACGCCAAATGTAGCGGCTACTGCAACGAGTGCTTCCAGTTCAAGCAGCTGTATGGCTGA
- the TNFAIP3 gene encoding tumor necrosis factor alpha-induced protein 3 isoform X3, which yields MAEQLLPQALYLSNMRKAVKIRERTPEDIFKPTNGIIHHFKSMHRYTLEMFRTCQFCPQFREIIHKALIDRNIQASLESQKKLNWCREVRKLVALKTNGDGNCLMHAASQYMWGVQDTDLVLRKALFSTLKETDTRNFKFRWQLESLKSQEFVETGLCYDTRNWTDEWDSLIKMASTDTPVARGGLQYNSLEEIHIFVLCNILRRPIIVISEIRAVPLVNRERGRFEDLKVHFLTDPENEMKEKLLKEYLMVIEIPVQGWDHGTTHLINAAKLDEANLPKEINLVDDYFELVQHEYKKWQENNEQERREIHAQNPLEPSVPQLSLMDVKCETPNCPFFMSVNTQPLCHECSERRQKTQSKPSKLHSKPGPEVLPGMALGPSRGETYEPMGWSPEEPAGGPRSAPPTAPSLFLFSETTAMKCRSPGCPFTLNVQHNGFCERCHNARQLGAGHPSDSTRHLDPGKCRACLQDVTRTFNGICSTCFKRTTAEPSSGLSSSVPPSCHQRSKSDPSQLVQSLSTHSCHRAGTEAPSGCLSQATRTPGDRMGTSKCRKAGCMYFGTPENKGFCTLCFIEYRENKHFVPASTKASPTAPRFQNAVPCLGRECGTLGSTVFEGYCQKCFIEAQSQRFHEAKRTEEQLVRHFERTSQRRDATRSTASASRPKCARASCKNILACRSEELCMECQHLGQRVGTGAHRGEPVPEEAPKQRCRAPACDHFGNAKCSGYCNECFQFKQLYG from the exons ATGGCTGAacagctccttccccaggcttTGTATTTGAGCAACATGCGGAAAGCTGTGAAGATACGAGAGAGAACTCCGGAAGATATATTTAAGCCTACCAATGGGATCATTCACCATTTTAAATCCATGCACCGATACACACTAGAAATGTTCAGAACTTGCCAGTTTTGTCCACAGTTTCGGGAGATCATCCACAAAGCTCTCATTGACAGAAACATCCAGGCCTCCCTCGAAAGCCAGAAGAAGCTCAACTGGTGTCGAGAAGTCAGGAAGCTGGTGGCACTGAAAACAAATG GTGATGGAAACTGCCTCATGCACGCTGCTTCTCAGTATATGTGGGGTGTTCAGGACACAGACCTGGTCCTGAGGAAGGCTCTCTTCAGCACTCTCAAGGAGACGGATACACGCAACTTTAAATTCCGCTGGCAGCTGGAGTCTCTTAAATCCCAGGAATTTGTGGAAACGGGGCTTTGCTACGACACTCGG AATTGGACTGATGAATGGGATAGCCTAATAAAAATGGCATCCACAGACACACCCGTGGCCCGAGGTGGACTTCAGTATAACTCACTGGAAGAAATACACATATTTGTCCTTTGCAACATCCTCAGAAGACCAATCATTGTCATCTCAG AAATCCGAGCTGTTCCACTTGTTAACAGAGAGCGAGGAAGATTTGAAGACTTAAAAGTTCACTTTTTGACAGATCCTGAAAACGAGATGAAGGAGAAGCTCTTGAAAGAGTATTTGATGGTGATCGAAATCCCCGTCCAAGGCTGGGACCACGGCACCACCCATTTGATCAATGCCGCAAA GCTAGATGAAGCCAACTtacccaaagaaataaatctggTAGATGATTACTTTGAGCTTGTCCAGCACGAGTACAAGAAATGGCAGGAGAACAATGAGCAGGAGCGGAGAGAGATACATGCTCAGAATCCTTTGGAACCTTCTGTTCCCCAGCTTTCGCTCATGGACGTAAAATGTGAAACACCCAACTGTCCTTTCTTCATGTCCGTGAACACCCAGCCTCTGTGCCACGAGTGCTCAGAGAGGCGGCAAAAGACCCAAAGCAAACCCTCAAAGCTGCACTCCAAGCCAGGCCCCGAGGTGCTCCCTGGTATGGCTCTCGGGCCCTCCCGGGGCGAGACCTATGAGCCCATGGGCTGGAGCCCTGAGGAGCCAGCCGGGGGGCCTCGTTCGGCCCCTCCGACGGCGCCCAGTCTCTTTCTGTTCAGCGAGACCACCGCTATGAAGTGCAGGAGCCCTGGCTGCCCTTTCACGCTGAACGTGCAGCACAATGGATTTTGTGAGCGCTGCCACAACGCTCGGCAGCTGGGCGCGGGCCACCCCTCGGACAGCACGAGGCACTTGGACCCCGGTAAGTGCCGAGCCTGCCTGCAGGACGTCACCAGGACGTTTAATGGGATCTGCAGTACTTGCTTCAAAAGGACTACAGCAGAGCCCTCCTCGGGCCTGAGCTCCAGCGTCCCTCCTTCCTGTCACCAGAGGTCCAAGTCAGACCCCTCACAGCTCGTCCAGAGTCTCTCCACACATTCTTGCCATAGAGCCGGGACCGAGGCTCCCTCCGGCTGCCTCTCTCAGGCCACACGGACTCCAGGGGACAGGATGGGGACCAGCAAGTGCAGAAAAGCCGGCTGCATGTATTTCGGAACTCCAGAAAACAAAGGCTTCTGCACGCTGTGTTTCATCGAGTACAGAGAAAACAAAC ATTTTGTCCCTGCCTCCACGAAAGCCAGTCCCACGGCCCCCAGGTTCCAGAATGCTGTTCCCTGCCTGGGAAGGGAATGTGGCACCCTGGGAAGCACCGTGTTTGAAGGATACTGTCAAAAGTGTTTCATCGAAGCTCAGAGTCAGAGATTTCACGAAGCCAAAAGGACCGAAGAGCAACTGGTGAGACATTTTGAG AGAACGAGCCAGCGCAGAGACGCGACTCGAAGCACGGCGAGCGCCTCCAGGCCCAAGTGTGCCCGGGCCTCCTGCAAGAACATCCTGGCGTGCCGCAGCGAGGAGCTGTGCATGGAGTGCCAGCACCTCGGCCAGCGCGTGGGCACGGGGGCCCACCGGGGCGAGCCTGTTCCCGAGGAGGCCCCCAAGCAGCGCTGCCGGGCCCCCGCCTGCGATCACTTCGGCAACGCCAAATGTAGCGGCTACTGCAACGAGTGCTTCCAGTTCAAGCAGCTGTATGGCTGA